Within Lentimicrobiaceae bacterium, the genomic segment TTAAAAGAGTCGGTTTTAATTTTCTCAAAGTTATATTTTCTGTACACAAAATATGGTGAAAAATAGTTTACAAGCGAGTTAGCAATAGTTTTAAGGCAGTTATCTGCTAAAATATCAGCTTTCTCCAGTCCATTTCTTGCCTCGTCACATTTGTCGTCGGATGTTTTTGCTTTAGTATCATAAGTACCGAGGACCACACCGGTTGAAACTGAAACTATTTTCATTCTTGCTTCTGCAGTAACAGTTCGTTCGGTACAGTAGGAATATTTTGTTGCTTTCGTTTTCGAGTCTTTGTACTCTACTGTATTATTTTCATCTTTTGATGAATAGGATGTATTTCCCATAATGATTACTTCCACGCCAAGGAGTTTACCAACCGAAACAGCCTGCGACTCGTCGAGCAAGCCCGACATGTTCAACTTTTGTTCTTTCAGCACTTTTTCGAGCTGGGTACGTTCAATAATCTGGTAAATATTTGTTTTAACGCCTTGGAGATAGGTTTTCCCTTCTTTTGTTGCGGTAAAAAAACCTCCTTTGGAATAAATTCCCCTGTTTTCTTCGAGCAGGTTGGCAATCATATAGTCTGAAAGAACTTTTCCTTTTCCATAGTCTCCTTCAAAATCGAGTATGGCAATTCGGGTAACATCAACCAATGGTTTTTCGGGCAATTGTAACTGAAAGCATTCAAGTTTTTGGGCGTAAATGCTGTTTGAAAGGGCTATAATACAAGTAAGGGCTGTAAGTAAATATTTTGTCATCATTTTTTTATTTTGTTTCAATATTTTCAGTGGGTGGTAGTACGGGTGCGGGTGCGGGGGGTGCATACATCATCCATGACGACCATGTATTGATGATGTCGGCACTTACATTTACCTGCGGGTCTTGTTCTTTTTGGTTGATACGTAATGATTCGAGAGATACATTTTTCTGAATATATTTCGATAAATCGGCATAGGAAATGTTGCCTTTGCTTTCCTGGAGCTTTTTCAGCAGATAATACGTAAAAATTCCATGTTGTTTATCTTTATAGGGAAGTGCCGATTGTTCGCCTGAACTTGCCGAAAATACTACCAGGTTGCCAGAAAGGGTTTCATCTTTGGGCTTCACTTTTACTCCGCGGGCAGCAATAAGTCCTGCTTCGCGGCTTCCTCCTGAAAAACAGGCATCCAAAAATACTGTAACCCGCGATGCTCCGGTGGCGACCAATTTCTGGTACATATCGGTTAATTTAATGGCAAAGTTCAAATTGGTTCCGTTTACATCTACGGGGATCAGGTAAGGGTCTTTGGAGTTTTCGTCGGGGAGTCCATGTCCGGCATAGTAGAAGATAATTTCTGCTTCGGGTCCTGTTTTTGTAGCTAATTTGCTGATAAGATCGATTTTTTGTTCAATTTCACTCGAAGTGGCATCGGTAAGGAAGCTGATATTTTGTTCTTCTACGCCAAGGGTATTAAATACATAATCTTTAAAAATGGTAGCATCGTTTCGGGCATAAGCAACATTAATCTCGTTGCCAAGTCCGCGCTGATATTTGGTATATTCTTCGTTACCAATAATAATAGCAAACCTGTTGGGATGTTTTTCTGGATTTGGCGGGATATTTTTATCAACTTCTGCCGATAAGGAGGCTATTTGTATTTGCTGTCCTTCGGTTTTAACACCTTCTACGACCACATTTTTTCTTGCCTGCAGGTTTTGGGTCAGGTTAACCGAAAAAACTGTATCTTTTGAATATTTATTATAGCTTTCGTTTAAATCAATATTAACCGGGATTTCGTTAAATGTATAGCGACGGCTAGCAGTAAATTCAAAATTAAGTTCTTTGGATTCTCCGCTTTTCAGATTTCCGATGTTGAAAAAATTGGTGTCCATTACCAAACAGTTGGGATTGGGAAAAATGAATTTTGCAGTAACATTTTTGCCTAAACCCTGACCAATATTTTGCACAATGAGTTTTAGTGTGATGGGGTAATTCAGTTTGATGGTTCCCCCGTCTTCTGTGCTGAAAATGGCATCAGTTACAACGATTTCAGGATATTGAAACTGCTGAGTTTCTATTTTCATTTCAAGCGGGAATGCATCCAGCCCTCTTTCTTCTATTACTTCGATCCTGAATTCAGCAACCTTGTTTTCAATTTCCATGACAGCCTTGATAGGAATAGTAATTTCGCGGGAAGACTCAGGAGCAATGGTTCCCAGTTCGTAGGTGGATTTAAAGTTCAATCCGGTTACTTCTTTGTCCTTCAGCATGGCTCTTACCACCACATTGCGGGCATCCCCCTTCCCGATGTTCTGAACTTTGAATTTGATTGTGCAGTTTTCGTCGGCATCAATCATATTATTACCGTTTTGGTCGGTGAATTTTTCACCAGTAATTACCAAATCGGGTAAGGCTTTTGAACCTACCAAGGTAGAAGTTTTGTTGAATTCAATTTTTTTGCCCTGGCTTTTTCCCTTGATAACTTTTGTCTGAGTAGAAGCAAGTGTTACGCTCAAACATAGTACAATGAGCAAAGAAAACTTTTTCATATTGTTGATTTTTAAAATTTTAATCTCAAACCAATCATAGGAGTTTGTGAACGGGGATCGTAAGTATAGGAAACGTTCCACTTGCGGTTATCGAGTTGTGTAAGACGATTATCGCGTGATGTGGCTGCGGCTAAAATTGTCCAAAGCATGTCGCCGCCCCAAATTACTGCTGCGGCTATGCCCAGATTATTGGATAGGTCTTTTTGTGTTTTGGAGTCCTTAAAATACTTATCGCGTTTGTTCCAGTCAATTAATTCTTTTTTGTATTTATCGTAATTATCAGATGCTTGCATGTTGAAATAATAAGCTCCCCCGGCGCATCCATAAGCAAGAATACCGGTAAGCCAATAGGCTCCTCCTCCCTTAGCAGCAGTTATTCCCGCACCAGGCAAAAATATTGACCTCACGATGGCACCTCCGATAGACACTCTTCGCTTTCCTTTAATTTCTTTATATTTAGTAATGGGTTCTTCCTGTGCTTTGTTAATAAAATTGGAAATGGCAAGAACGTTAACATACAGTTCTTCTGTACTTTGAAAATTATCGGCTTTGTAATCCCATTCCACTTTTTTGCCAGTGCCTCCGGCTATTCCCAAGCCAATGTCGCCGGTAACCGTTGA encodes:
- a CDS encoding caspase family protein; its protein translation is MKKFSLLIVLCLSVTLASTQTKVIKGKSQGKKIEFNKTSTLVGSKALPDLVITGEKFTDQNGNNMIDADENCTIKFKVQNIGKGDARNVVVRAMLKDKEVTGLNFKSTYELGTIAPESSREITIPIKAVMEIENKVAEFRIEVIEERGLDAFPLEMKIETQQFQYPEIVVTDAIFSTEDGGTIKLNYPITLKLIVQNIGQGLGKNVTAKFIFPNPNCLVMDTNFFNIGNLKSGESKELNFEFTASRRYTFNEIPVNIDLNESYNKYSKDTVFSVNLTQNLQARKNVVVEGVKTEGQQIQIASLSAEVDKNIPPNPEKHPNRFAIIIGNEEYTKYQRGLGNEINVAYARNDATIFKDYVFNTLGVEEQNISFLTDATSSEIEQKIDLISKLATKTGPEAEIIFYYAGHGLPDENSKDPYLIPVDVNGTNLNFAIKLTDMYQKLVATGASRVTVFLDACFSGGSREAGLIAARGVKVKPKDETLSGNLVVFSASSGEQSALPYKDKQHGIFTYYLLKKLQESKGNISYADLSKYIQKNVSLESLRINQKEQDPQVNVSADIINTWSSWMMYAPPAPAPVLPPTENIETK